A single region of the Gephyromycinifex aptenodytis genome encodes:
- a CDS encoding four-carbon acid sugar kinase family protein gives MATALHELLANRPCSPPTPPESLATRVSRTGRVFVVLDDDPTGTQSVADLPVLTAWDVDSLTWAFEQGRPAVYVMTNSRSLDPEDAARVNREVARNAAQAAERTGTAITFVSRSDSTLRGHFPLETDVLAQETQAHTGAEIDGVIIVPAFPDAGRITVGGIHYAGSTEAGFTPVGQTEFAADATFGYASSDLRDWVEEKTGGRVSAGQVAHIDLTALRSDKEAVVATLRGLHHSQPCVVDAVEENDLRLLASALIEAEDAGSRFLYRVGPPFPRARIGQTPRAPLSAQDVEQIRRGGLAQDAIGGLIVIGSHVALTTAQLDALRARRSPCELEIDVEAVLDEARRPAHLSDVVERAAAALGTGNVVVRTSRTLVRGRDAADSLRIARTVSAALVEVVSGVLRVCPPRFVVAKGGITSSDVASAGLGIARAIVRGPMLPGIVSLWEPIGGPASGIPYIVFAGNVGGPQSLADVVDILSTPALRCAPTQEGSSS, from the coding sequence ATGGCTACCGCCCTGCATGAGCTACTCGCGAATCGACCCTGCAGTCCCCCGACCCCGCCCGAGTCCCTAGCCACCCGCGTCAGCCGCACCGGCCGGGTATTCGTCGTCCTCGACGACGACCCCACCGGGACCCAGTCCGTGGCCGACCTTCCGGTGCTGACCGCCTGGGATGTGGACTCCCTGACCTGGGCCTTCGAACAGGGCCGTCCGGCCGTCTATGTGATGACAAACTCCCGCAGCCTAGATCCCGAAGACGCCGCGCGAGTCAACCGCGAAGTCGCACGCAACGCCGCTCAGGCGGCAGAACGTACCGGCACGGCAATCACCTTCGTCTCCCGTTCCGACTCGACCCTGCGCGGGCACTTCCCGCTGGAGACAGACGTACTGGCGCAAGAAACCCAGGCCCACACCGGAGCCGAGATCGACGGCGTGATCATCGTCCCGGCCTTCCCCGACGCGGGTCGCATCACCGTGGGAGGTATCCATTACGCAGGCTCTACCGAGGCCGGGTTCACTCCCGTCGGCCAGACGGAGTTCGCGGCCGACGCGACCTTCGGTTACGCCTCAAGCGACCTACGTGACTGGGTCGAAGAAAAGACCGGGGGCCGAGTGAGCGCAGGACAGGTCGCCCATATCGATCTGACAGCACTGCGAAGCGACAAGGAAGCTGTCGTCGCCACCCTGCGCGGACTGCACCACAGCCAGCCGTGCGTCGTCGACGCTGTGGAGGAGAACGACCTGCGGCTTCTGGCCAGCGCGCTCATCGAAGCCGAAGACGCCGGCAGCCGCTTCCTTTACCGCGTCGGACCACCCTTCCCGCGCGCGCGAATCGGGCAGACCCCGCGCGCACCGTTGAGCGCACAAGACGTGGAGCAGATTCGGCGAGGGGGCCTGGCGCAGGACGCGATCGGCGGGCTCATCGTCATCGGGTCCCACGTCGCGTTGACGACCGCGCAACTCGATGCACTCCGTGCCCGTCGCAGCCCCTGCGAGCTCGAGATCGACGTCGAGGCCGTCTTGGACGAGGCTCGGCGCCCGGCTCACCTGAGCGATGTCGTCGAGCGCGCGGCAGCAGCATTGGGCACCGGCAACGTTGTCGTCCGCACTTCCCGCACCCTCGTGCGCGGACGGGACGCGGCCGACTCGTTGCGCATCGCCCGCACAGTCTCAGCAGCCCTGGTCGAGGTCGTCTCCGGGGTGCTGCGAGTGTGCCCACCGCGGTTCGTCGTGGCCAAGGGAGGTATCACCTCCTCTGACGTGGCTTCGGCCGGGTTGGGTATCGCCCGGGCGATCGTGCGAGGCCCCATGCTGCCCGGCATCGTCTCGCTGTGGGAGCCCATCGGCGGGCCGGCCAGCGGCATCCCCTACATCGTTTTCGCAGGCAACGTCGGTGGACCGCAGTCGCTGGCTGACGTCGTCGACATCCTGTCCACCCCCGCGCTGCGGTGCGCCCCAACCCAGGAAGGTTCCTCCTCATGA
- a CDS encoding HD domain-containing protein, producing the protein MPAQQSDSLVRRVREAVVGRYDEPQRYYHTRAHIAEVEAALHTLIGPETLPPSLQFAAWFHDAVYDPGQAAGANERGSAELARSVLGSLGVPDCVIAEVCGHILATIAHEVGLEPDPSRRARRAAFLDADLWILSAEQPRYEQYCRQVRQEYKHVPEALFRAGRAQLLAALTAREYLYCTEHARTHWEHLARANLDRELHSLQP; encoded by the coding sequence ATGCCTGCGCAACAGAGTGATTCCCTGGTTCGGCGAGTCCGCGAGGCGGTCGTCGGACGCTACGACGAACCTCAGCGCTACTACCACACCCGCGCCCACATCGCCGAGGTCGAGGCTGCGCTGCACACCCTGATAGGACCCGAAACGCTACCCCCGAGCCTGCAGTTCGCGGCGTGGTTTCACGACGCGGTCTATGACCCGGGCCAAGCCGCGGGGGCTAACGAACGCGGCAGCGCCGAGCTGGCTCGCAGCGTGCTGGGTTCCCTGGGCGTACCCGATTGCGTCATTGCCGAAGTCTGCGGCCATATCCTGGCCACGATCGCGCACGAGGTCGGCCTCGAACCCGACCCGTCTCGAAGGGCCCGGCGAGCGGCATTCCTCGATGCCGACCTGTGGATCTTGTCTGCGGAGCAGCCACGCTATGAGCAGTACTGCAGACAGGTGCGCCAGGAATACAAGCACGTGCCGGAGGCGCTGTTTCGCGCCGGTCGCGCCCAGCTCCTTGCCGCCCTGACAGCGCGGGAGTATCTCTACTGCACCGAGCACGCCCGAACACACTGGGAGCACCTGGCCCGCGCCAACCTGGACCGGGAACTGCATTCTCTCCAGCCGTGA
- a CDS encoding FadR/GntR family transcriptional regulator: MARPTLVAHALDVLMKRIIDGVYTTEQPLPAQTELAQDLGVSRLTVREALETLRARRMVHVVHGRGTFVAPVEQWTDVNAISQAAGGDEPGGDVARHVLEVRRMIEIGAAQLCALRRDESDCAELARLIALMQQAHENDDVESFVEADVAFHDALLKGCRNPFLGIVYEPLMQILRRTRAQTSAVAAIREHAIGWHQAILDAVQAGDPETARAAMSDHMQQTDDDLHHYVLSG, from the coding sequence ATGGCACGCCCGACGCTCGTCGCCCACGCCCTCGATGTCCTCATGAAGCGGATCATCGACGGCGTTTATACGACCGAACAGCCATTGCCGGCCCAGACCGAGCTTGCTCAAGACCTCGGGGTGAGCCGGCTGACCGTACGCGAGGCGTTGGAAACGCTGCGGGCTCGCCGCATGGTGCATGTCGTACACGGACGCGGCACCTTCGTCGCCCCTGTGGAGCAGTGGACTGACGTCAACGCCATCAGCCAGGCAGCCGGGGGCGACGAACCCGGTGGCGACGTCGCCCGTCACGTGCTCGAGGTGCGCCGGATGATCGAGATCGGAGCCGCACAGCTGTGCGCGCTGCGACGAGACGAGAGCGACTGCGCCGAACTCGCGCGGCTCATCGCGCTGATGCAACAGGCGCACGAGAACGACGACGTGGAGAGCTTCGTTGAGGCCGATGTGGCCTTCCACGATGCTTTGCTCAAGGGATGCAGAAATCCGTTTCTCGGCATCGTGTATGAGCCACTCATGCAGATTCTGCGCCGAACCCGCGCGCAAACCTCTGCGGTCGCTGCGATCCGGGAGCATGCGATCGGGTGGCACCAAGCGATTCTTGATGCTGTGCAGGCGGGCGACCCCGAAACCGCGCGCGCCGCGATGAGCGATCACATGCAGCAGACGGACGACGACCTGCATCACTACGTGTTGAGCGGCTGA
- a CDS encoding response regulator transcription factor, giving the protein MSTPSTPEARLLVVEDEPNIRELLATSLRFAGFEVMTAGDGASAVTCAERDQPDLVVLDVMLPDMDGFAVTRRLRESGRHIPVVFVTARDSVDDKVKGLTVGGDDYVTKPFSLEEVIARIRAVLRRTRGEEPDDAVLRFHDLSLNEDSHEVRRGTRVIDVSPTEFKLLRYLLLNPNRVLSKAQILDHVWDYDFRGEAGIVESYISYLRRKIDVAGQPALIHTRRGVGYVLRLPPEQ; this is encoded by the coding sequence GTGAGCACTCCATCCACGCCCGAGGCACGGCTGCTCGTCGTCGAGGACGAGCCGAACATCCGCGAGCTCCTCGCGACCTCCTTGCGCTTTGCCGGCTTTGAGGTCATGACCGCCGGCGACGGCGCCTCGGCGGTGACCTGCGCCGAGCGGGACCAGCCCGACCTGGTCGTGCTCGACGTGATGCTGCCGGACATGGACGGGTTCGCCGTTACGCGGCGGCTACGGGAGAGCGGTCGCCACATCCCCGTCGTCTTCGTGACGGCGCGCGACTCCGTCGACGACAAGGTCAAAGGCTTGACCGTCGGCGGGGACGACTACGTGACCAAACCGTTCAGCCTCGAAGAGGTCATCGCCCGCATCCGCGCGGTGCTGCGCCGTACCCGCGGCGAGGAACCGGACGATGCGGTGCTGCGCTTCCACGACCTTTCCCTGAATGAGGACTCGCACGAGGTCCGTCGGGGCACCCGAGTCATCGACGTCTCTCCCACCGAGTTCAAACTCCTGCGCTACCTGCTGCTCAACCCGAACCGGGTGCTGTCCAAGGCGCAGATCCTGGATCACGTGTGGGATTACGACTTCCGCGGTGAGGCCGGGATCGTCGAGTCCTACATCTCCTATCTGCGGCGCAAGATCGACGTCGCCGGGCAGCCGGCCCTCATCCACACCCGGCGCGGAGTCGGCTACGTGCTGCGACTGCCGCCCGAGCAGTGA
- a CDS encoding DUF4031 domain-containing protein — MILIDPPVWPARGRVWSHLASDESYAELHAFAAGAGLHPRSYDGDHYDVPSERYDEVVAAGAQPTRARVILSRLEAAGLRFRKRSGERPLAALPNGLAHHPVPHRLDLIASTREPPEASTVATVTFTEDALGRVLLVESADRGGWEGPGGWREPGESARAAAVRETAEETGLQLHESALVPCAYERILLTGQRPDGPGHGRLLPTSHIAVYRARIQHVAQVQSHGPEGQRLRWVESQELEPMCGGAPWWPLLAAVFTDSF; from the coding sequence GTGATCCTCATCGATCCGCCGGTGTGGCCGGCCCGGGGACGAGTGTGGTCGCATCTGGCCTCTGATGAGTCCTATGCCGAGTTGCACGCTTTCGCCGCGGGCGCCGGGCTGCATCCGCGAAGCTACGACGGGGACCATTACGACGTCCCGAGCGAGCGCTATGACGAGGTCGTGGCCGCGGGCGCCCAGCCCACCCGCGCCCGGGTGATCCTGAGCCGTCTGGAAGCGGCGGGTCTGCGCTTCCGGAAGCGCTCCGGGGAGCGCCCCCTGGCGGCGCTACCCAACGGGTTGGCCCACCATCCGGTGCCGCACCGACTCGATCTGATCGCCTCAACCCGGGAGCCTCCGGAGGCATCGACGGTCGCCACCGTGACGTTCACCGAGGACGCGCTCGGGCGGGTGCTGCTGGTGGAATCCGCGGACCGAGGCGGTTGGGAGGGGCCGGGGGGCTGGCGAGAACCTGGTGAGTCGGCCCGGGCGGCCGCGGTGCGTGAGACCGCGGAGGAAACGGGGTTGCAGCTGCACGAGTCGGCTCTGGTCCCGTGCGCTTACGAACGCATCCTGCTCACCGGCCAGCGCCCGGACGGGCCGGGGCACGGGAGGTTGCTGCCGACGAGCCACATCGCCGTCTATCGGGCCCGGATACAGCATGTGGCGCAGGTGCAGTCTCACGGCCCGGAGGGGCAGCGGCTGCGCTGGGTCGAGTCCCAGGAACTGGAGCCGATGTGCGGTGGTGCCCCGTGGTGGCCCCTGCTGGCAGCTGTGTTCACAGATTCGTTCTAG
- a CDS encoding sensor histidine kinase: protein MSSARLRSNVDRAHSRLTRPFQSWSLTWRLIAVLVVLLISALSLSSTATAMLMRGYLLDRTNAELQAASVSVQQTVLEQYRDRYGYITLPSTYAIVFMRADGTPERFAPAGAKDRPDIPRLSLQDPRVGSGESFMVRSVSGSGSWQVIAGPLRNGTGTFALATSLRGIEQTVTRLLLVSLAIGVVVITACVVIGWLGFQRAFRPLRAIEDTAAAIAAGDLSSRVPEHRARDEVGSLSRSLNAMLTQIESSFAAREASEERMRRFVTDASHELRTPLATVRGYAELYRQGAANSPEAVANSMQRIEGEATRMSGLVEDLLLLARMDNRRPMAMGDVDLTVLAGDAVQDAQARGGAHPVRLAGVAGHPLGPVLVHGDDARLRQVVTNLLTNAVHHTPDGTPITVRVGCLDGRARVEVADSGPGIPAAQMPHVFERFFRSDPARGRRPSGGHGLGLAIVAAIVEAHGGRTGVTTTPGGGATFIVDLPLLNGSFPGAVPNASPSLVPSEESS, encoded by the coding sequence ATGAGTTCGGCGAGGCTGCGCTCCAACGTCGACCGAGCGCATTCGCGGCTGACCCGGCCGTTTCAGAGTTGGTCTCTGACCTGGCGCCTCATCGCCGTGCTTGTCGTCCTGCTCATCTCGGCGCTGTCGCTGTCGAGCACGGCCACCGCCATGCTGATGCGCGGCTACCTGCTGGATCGCACCAACGCCGAGCTACAGGCCGCCTCGGTCTCCGTGCAGCAGACCGTGCTTGAGCAGTACCGCGACAGGTACGGCTACATCACGTTGCCGAGCACCTACGCCATCGTCTTCATGCGCGCTGACGGCACCCCCGAACGGTTTGCACCGGCCGGGGCCAAGGACCGCCCCGACATCCCGCGGCTGTCCCTGCAGGACCCGAGAGTGGGTTCCGGCGAATCGTTCATGGTCCGCTCGGTATCGGGGTCGGGGTCCTGGCAGGTCATCGCGGGGCCGCTGCGTAACGGCACCGGAACCTTCGCGTTGGCCACTTCCCTGCGCGGCATCGAGCAGACCGTGACCCGGCTGCTGCTGGTCAGCCTGGCGATCGGGGTCGTCGTCATCACGGCCTGCGTCGTCATCGGCTGGCTTGGCTTCCAGCGGGCGTTCCGTCCGCTGCGCGCAATCGAGGACACCGCCGCGGCGATCGCCGCCGGTGATCTGTCATCCCGTGTCCCTGAACACCGGGCACGCGATGAGGTCGGCAGCCTGTCCCGGTCACTGAACGCGATGCTCACCCAGATCGAGTCTTCCTTCGCGGCGCGCGAGGCCTCCGAAGAACGCATGCGCCGCTTCGTCACCGACGCCAGCCACGAGCTGCGGACCCCGCTGGCCACGGTGCGCGGCTACGCCGAGCTCTACCGGCAAGGGGCTGCGAATTCTCCGGAGGCGGTTGCCAACTCGATGCAGCGCATCGAGGGGGAAGCGACTCGGATGAGCGGCCTGGTCGAGGATCTGCTGCTGCTGGCCAGGATGGACAACCGACGCCCGATGGCGATGGGAGATGTCGACCTGACGGTGCTGGCCGGTGACGCGGTCCAGGACGCGCAGGCCCGCGGCGGCGCTCACCCCGTGCGCCTGGCAGGAGTCGCCGGGCATCCGCTAGGCCCCGTGTTGGTGCACGGGGACGACGCCCGTCTACGCCAGGTGGTCACCAATCTGCTCACCAACGCCGTCCATCACACCCCGGACGGGACGCCGATCACGGTTCGAGTGGGCTGCTTGGACGGACGCGCACGGGTAGAGGTCGCCGACTCCGGCCCCGGCATCCCGGCAGCGCAAATGCCTCACGTGTTCGAACGTTTCTTCCGCAGCGACCCCGCCCGGGGTCGTCGTCCCAGCGGTGGTCACGGCCTCGGCCTGGCCATCGTCGCCGCGATCGTCGAGGCCCACGGCGGTCGCACCGGCGTCACCACCACCCCCGGCGGCGGCGCCACCTTCATCGTCGACCTCCCCCTCCTGAACGGCAGTTTTCCTGGTGCCGTCCCGAATGCATCCCCATCACTTGTTCCCTCCGAGGAGTCCTCATGA
- a CDS encoding S1C family serine protease, with product MTLPPPEAPRSDDTTWHGSSPANAPYPVMSSPPRRRRRWLGPVLAALLALFLLLGVAVVATQRMSGTESKAPMEGPRNTAPVGPVIQADGSAPDWSATAAAAAPSVVAISVQTGNSGGEGSGVIFDSAGHIVTNHHVVASGASQQAQILVTLQDQRVFTAKIVGTDPATDLAVLKLDNAPDDLRPITPGNDQDLKVGQPVMAIGNPLGLAGTVTTGIVSALNRPVSTTQDPAETPFGTTTRSEEVVTNAIQTSAAINPGNSGGALVDASGKLVGINSSIASLSESSGNIGIGFAIPVTEVQSVARQLIATGEVKHPYLGVRLNDAVAAEGSARRRAAGIVRVEQGTPAAKAGFEAGDAVIAVDGEPVDGARSLTAQVREREVGQEATFTIVRDGKRQDIKTTLAQRSNN from the coding sequence ATGACTTTGCCTCCCCCTGAAGCGCCCCGTAGCGACGACACGACCTGGCACGGGTCATCACCGGCGAACGCGCCCTACCCGGTGATGAGCTCGCCGCCGCGGCGTCGCCGCCGGTGGCTGGGTCCGGTGCTGGCTGCCCTCCTGGCCCTGTTCCTCCTGCTTGGGGTGGCTGTGGTGGCGACCCAGCGGATGAGCGGCACCGAATCGAAAGCACCGATGGAGGGTCCTCGGAACACCGCGCCGGTCGGCCCGGTGATACAGGCAGACGGGTCCGCACCGGACTGGTCGGCCACAGCTGCCGCTGCGGCGCCCAGCGTGGTGGCGATCAGCGTGCAGACCGGTAACTCCGGTGGAGAAGGTTCCGGGGTTATCTTCGACAGCGCAGGACATATCGTCACCAACCACCACGTGGTCGCCAGCGGCGCGTCCCAGCAGGCTCAGATCCTTGTCACGTTGCAGGATCAGCGCGTCTTCACGGCGAAGATCGTCGGTACCGACCCGGCAACCGACCTGGCCGTCCTCAAGCTCGACAACGCTCCGGATGATCTGCGCCCGATCACCCCCGGCAACGACCAGGATTTGAAGGTCGGACAGCCGGTGATGGCGATCGGTAACCCGCTCGGTCTGGCCGGGACAGTCACCACTGGGATCGTGAGCGCGCTCAACCGCCCCGTCAGCACCACCCAAGACCCGGCGGAGACGCCGTTCGGCACGACGACCCGCAGCGAGGAAGTCGTCACGAACGCCATTCAGACCAGCGCCGCGATCAACCCCGGAAACTCCGGCGGCGCCCTGGTCGATGCCTCTGGCAAGCTCGTCGGCATCAACTCCTCTATCGCCTCACTGTCTGAATCCAGCGGCAACATCGGCATCGGGTTCGCGATCCCGGTCACCGAGGTTCAGTCGGTGGCCCGCCAGCTCATTGCCACCGGCGAGGTCAAGCACCCCTACCTGGGGGTGCGCCTGAACGACGCGGTGGCTGCCGAGGGTTCGGCGCGGCGCCGGGCAGCGGGAATCGTCCGGGTGGAGCAGGGAACCCCGGCTGCCAAGGCCGGGTTCGAGGCCGGGGACGCAGTCATCGCGGTGGACGGCGAACCGGTCGACGGCGCGCGATCGCTGACAGCTCAGGTCCGTGAGCGTGAGGTCGGCCAGGAGGCCACCTTCACGATCGTGCGCGACGGAAAGCGTCAGGACATCAAGACGACGCTGGCTCAGCGTTCGAACAACTGA
- a CDS encoding EamA family transporter: MPPRDMALACIVALIWGVNFVAAQMGMEVFPPLLLAAMRFTLVALPAVFFVRPPGNGWKTVVAAGLTMGVGQFGLLYSALHFGMPAGLASLVLQVQTVFTVVLAAVLLRERPARYQVIGIAVGVAGMAVVGWKHMLAAPALPFLMTVAAAASWAVGNVVVRRRPPRDGFSLVVWSALISPIPLFLASLLIEGWPAIAASMTQVTWRALLGLAFITYLASMAGYGIWNLLLSRHSASAVAPWSMLVPPIGMVAAFVYSGEQPGVLGILGGVIVTVGVLMALGVGTGWAARHDVPSGRPAAEPPGL, translated from the coding sequence ATGCCACCGAGAGATATGGCCCTGGCCTGCATCGTGGCCCTGATCTGGGGGGTCAACTTTGTCGCGGCGCAGATGGGGATGGAGGTCTTCCCGCCGCTGCTGCTGGCGGCGATGCGATTCACGCTCGTGGCCTTACCTGCGGTCTTCTTCGTCCGGCCGCCCGGTAACGGCTGGAAGACGGTCGTGGCCGCAGGTTTGACCATGGGGGTCGGCCAGTTCGGCCTGCTGTACAGCGCGCTGCATTTTGGGATGCCGGCCGGTCTGGCCTCGTTGGTGCTTCAGGTGCAGACAGTGTTCACGGTGGTGCTGGCCGCGGTTTTATTGCGTGAGCGCCCGGCCAGATACCAGGTGATCGGCATCGCGGTCGGGGTTGCCGGGATGGCGGTGGTGGGATGGAAACACATGCTTGCCGCTCCGGCGTTGCCGTTTCTGATGACGGTGGCCGCGGCCGCTTCGTGGGCGGTGGGCAATGTCGTGGTGCGCCGCAGGCCGCCCCGGGACGGTTTCTCGCTAGTGGTGTGGTCTGCGCTGATCTCCCCGATTCCGCTGTTCCTTGCGTCGCTGTTGATCGAGGGATGGCCCGCGATCGCGGCGTCAATGACACAGGTGACCTGGCGGGCGTTGCTGGGGTTGGCGTTCATCACCTACCTGGCCTCGATGGCCGGGTACGGCATCTGGAATCTGCTTCTGTCGCGGCATTCGGCTTCGGCCGTGGCCCCCTGGTCGATGTTGGTGCCACCGATCGGGATGGTGGCCGCCTTCGTCTACAGCGGTGAACAGCCGGGCGTGCTCGGCATTCTCGGCGGCGTCATCGTCACTGTCGGCGTGCTGATGGCCTTGGGGGTCGGTACCGGTTGGGCGGCCCGCCATGATGTGCCCAGCGGTCGGCCGGCTGCTGAGCCCCCTGGTCTGTGA
- a CDS encoding GntP family transporter has product MSTAYLLGLAIVAIALLLVLVIKIRMPAFVAILLVAGGTALAGGIPVGEVIPTLTAGMGKTLGSVAIIVGLGAMLGRMIEVSGGAQRLAQTFTDKLGQKRVVAAVTAAAFILGIPVFFDVGFIILAPIVFGFAAVAGISPLRIGLPVAAVLLAVHVVVPPHPGPVAAAATLGTDPGLLTIIGLLACIPMSVVAFFVSKRMNLDRYELGDSPATAALQAADSTSSDRAPGAGMVLALILIPLGLIMFGTTGAMLLEEGNPTRDLLGFLGAPAFALMVGALLAYLIVSRQQGWDLARRAEVMDSALPTVAIIIFVTGAGGVFANVLIETGVGKALAGTLAELGMPLLLSAYLIAVALRVAQGSATVAVLTTAGLMQPAVMAAGLNPVQNVLVLCAIGFGGYAASHINDSGFWIVTRYLGLSVADGLKTWTVLSTIGSLVGFATVSALWLLA; this is encoded by the coding sequence ATGAGCACCGCCTACCTCCTCGGGCTTGCGATCGTCGCAATCGCCCTGTTGCTCGTGCTCGTCATCAAGATCCGGATGCCTGCCTTCGTAGCCATCCTGCTCGTGGCCGGAGGCACCGCGCTCGCGGGCGGTATCCCCGTCGGGGAGGTCATCCCCACCCTGACTGCCGGCATGGGTAAGACCCTGGGGTCGGTGGCGATCATCGTCGGCCTGGGGGCGATGCTCGGCCGGATGATCGAGGTCTCCGGCGGCGCGCAACGCCTGGCTCAGACCTTCACCGACAAACTCGGACAGAAGCGGGTCGTCGCGGCCGTCACTGCGGCCGCGTTCATCCTCGGTATCCCTGTCTTCTTCGACGTCGGGTTCATCATCCTGGCCCCGATCGTGTTCGGTTTCGCGGCTGTCGCCGGGATCTCCCCGCTGCGAATCGGTCTGCCCGTTGCTGCCGTCCTGCTCGCCGTGCACGTAGTTGTTCCGCCACACCCCGGGCCGGTCGCTGCCGCCGCCACGCTGGGCACGGACCCCGGTCTGTTGACGATCATCGGGCTGTTGGCGTGTATCCCGATGAGTGTCGTCGCGTTCTTCGTCAGCAAGCGCATGAATCTGGACCGATACGAGTTGGGCGACTCCCCCGCCACGGCAGCCCTCCAGGCGGCTGACTCGACCTCCTCCGACCGCGCACCCGGCGCCGGCATGGTCCTGGCGCTCATCCTCATCCCGCTCGGACTCATCATGTTCGGTACCACCGGGGCGATGCTGCTGGAGGAAGGCAACCCGACCCGAGACTTGCTCGGCTTCCTGGGGGCACCCGCTTTCGCACTGATGGTGGGCGCACTGCTGGCCTACCTCATCGTCAGCCGTCAACAGGGATGGGACCTGGCCAGACGCGCAGAGGTGATGGACTCGGCCCTACCGACGGTCGCCATCATCATCTTCGTCACCGGCGCGGGCGGGGTCTTCGCCAACGTCCTCATCGAGACCGGGGTCGGCAAGGCGTTGGCTGGAACGCTCGCGGAGTTGGGGATGCCATTGCTGCTCAGCGCCTACCTCATCGCAGTCGCACTCCGGGTGGCCCAAGGCTCGGCGACCGTGGCCGTACTGACCACCGCCGGGCTCATGCAACCGGCCGTGATGGCGGCCGGGCTCAACCCGGTGCAGAACGTCCTCGTGCTGTGCGCGATCGGGTTCGGCGGTTACGCAGCCTCGCACATCAACGACTCGGGGTTCTGGATCGTCACCCGCTACCTGGGACTATCGGTGGCTGATGGGTTGAAGACGTGGACCGTGCTGTCCACGATCGGGTCCCTCGTCGGATTCGCCACCGTGTCTGCGCTCTGGCTGCTCGCCTAG
- a CDS encoding NAD(P)-dependent oxidoreductase: protein MNTTIAVLGLGAMGLPMAEHLSNTFDVRGYDPSPERRALFSPCAANPREAATGADIVLFAVRNAAQLEDALWGPQGVAEVLTAGSAVLLTSTVGIAAVTDVAARLTSAGIGLIDAPVSGGPARAGSGDLLVTVGAHDDVYERALPVLEAMSATLVRVGGEPGAGQAMKTVNQLLCGVHIAAAAEALALARALGLDTEQALRALGAGAAQSFMLDDRGPRVLQAYDEPGAPVKSRLDIFVKDMGIVDDAARTAGLATPVAAAAHQLYLLGQAAGLGACDDSSVIRVLAPHPTSTEMTP from the coding sequence ATGAACACCACCATCGCCGTCCTCGGACTCGGCGCTATGGGCTTGCCCATGGCCGAGCACCTCTCGAACACCTTCGATGTTCGCGGCTACGACCCCAGCCCGGAACGTCGCGCTCTCTTCTCCCCATGCGCCGCGAACCCCCGTGAGGCAGCCACCGGTGCCGACATCGTCCTGTTCGCCGTCCGCAACGCCGCTCAACTCGAAGATGCGCTGTGGGGCCCGCAGGGTGTCGCCGAGGTGCTGACCGCCGGCTCGGCGGTCCTGCTCACCTCCACCGTGGGTATTGCCGCCGTCACCGACGTGGCAGCGCGACTGACCTCTGCCGGAATCGGCCTCATCGACGCCCCCGTCTCCGGCGGTCCCGCGCGCGCCGGAAGTGGGGATCTTCTCGTCACCGTCGGCGCCCACGACGATGTCTACGAGCGGGCGCTGCCCGTCTTGGAAGCCATGTCGGCCACCCTTGTACGGGTGGGTGGCGAACCCGGCGCCGGGCAGGCAATGAAGACCGTCAATCAACTGCTGTGCGGCGTGCACATCGCGGCAGCGGCTGAGGCACTGGCCTTGGCGCGCGCGCTGGGACTTGACACCGAGCAGGCCCTGCGTGCACTCGGTGCCGGAGCAGCGCAGTCGTTCATGCTGGATGACCGCGGCCCGCGCGTACTGCAGGCATATGACGAGCCGGGCGCGCCGGTCAAGAGCCGGCTCGACATCTTCGTCAAGGACATGGGCATCGTCGACGACGCCGCCCGCACGGCAGGCCTGGCCACCCCGGTGGCTGCTGCCGCACACCAGCTTTACCTGTTGGGCCAGGCCGCAGGGTTGGGTGCCTGCGACGACTCCTCCGTCATCCGCGTTCTTGCCCCTCACCCCACGAGCACGGAGATGACCCCATGA